A window from Bosea sp. ANAM02 encodes these proteins:
- a CDS encoding M23 family metallopeptidase, which translates to MHHQSQPAPALSTVGLVSHKTYTVRRSTMLAGLAWLALSTACSGGAGWYILSRDDLAARMIARETSRQYAYEDRISALRADIDRYASRALLDQDGVESRVDELASRQAELESRQSLVAALADTLQSSGLIPAAKLPLRSQVIKPGEPIRASGVTSFAPILPGKPMPAPETPSLRGADGSAAGGWQSGETPAEPPAKRVDAALTKLDGAMARSSDAQLSALKDMDERVAAAQKRLRSALAETGLDPERLAAPASAAGGMGGPFVPVKVDPSAGPFAATLSTLQPRLAAVMRLRGVIDQLPLARPMAGDHDFTSNYGYRTDPFTRGLAMHTGVDFRAETGSSIMATAPGKVVVAEYNGGYGNMVEIEHANGLTTRYAHMSAISVTTGQMVKTGTVVGRVGSTGRSTGPHLHYETRINDDPVDPTRFLRAGSKLLANAL; encoded by the coding sequence ATGCATCATCAGTCCCAACCCGCCCCCGCTCTCTCGACCGTCGGTCTCGTCTCCCACAAGACCTATACGGTGCGCCGCTCCACCATGCTCGCAGGACTGGCCTGGCTGGCCCTGAGCACGGCCTGCAGCGGCGGTGCCGGCTGGTACATCCTCAGCCGCGACGACCTCGCCGCCCGGATGATCGCCCGCGAGACATCGCGCCAATACGCCTATGAGGATCGGATCTCGGCGCTGCGGGCCGATATCGACCGCTATGCCAGCCGCGCCCTCCTCGACCAGGACGGCGTCGAGTCGCGTGTCGACGAACTCGCCAGCCGCCAGGCAGAACTCGAATCGCGCCAGTCGCTGGTCGCGGCGCTCGCCGACACGCTTCAATCCAGCGGACTGATCCCGGCGGCGAAGCTGCCGCTGCGCTCCCAGGTCATCAAGCCGGGCGAGCCGATCCGCGCCTCCGGCGTCACCAGCTTCGCCCCGATCCTGCCGGGCAAGCCGATGCCGGCACCTGAGACGCCCTCGCTACGCGGGGCCGACGGCAGTGCAGCGGGCGGCTGGCAATCCGGCGAGACACCCGCCGAACCGCCGGCCAAGCGCGTCGATGCGGCGTTGACCAAACTCGACGGCGCCATGGCGCGAAGCTCGGACGCGCAGCTCTCGGCCCTGAAGGACATGGACGAGCGCGTCGCCGCAGCCCAGAAGCGCCTGCGCAGCGCGCTCGCCGAAACCGGTCTCGATCCCGAGCGTCTCGCCGCGCCGGCCTCGGCGGCCGGCGGCATGGGCGGCCCCTTCGTGCCGGTGAAGGTCGACCCGTCGGCAGGCCCCTTCGCCGCGACCCTCAGCACCCTCCAGCCGCGCCTGGCGGCGGTCATGCGCCTGCGCGGCGTCATCGACCAGTTGCCGCTCGCACGGCCGATGGCGGGCGACCACGATTTCACGTCGAATTACGGCTATCGCACCGATCCGTTCACGCGCGGCCTCGCCATGCATACCGGCGTCGATTTCCGGGCCGAGACCGGTTCCTCGATCATGGCGACCGCGCCGGGCAAGGTCGTGGTCGCCGAGTACAATGGCGGCTACGGCAACATGGTCGAGATCGAGCACGCTAACGGGCTGACCACGCGCTATGCTCATATGTCGGCGATCTCGGTCACCACCGGACAGATGGTCAAGACGGGCACCGTCGTCGGCCGCGTCGGCTCGACCGGCCGCTCCACCGGCCCGCATCTGCATTACGAGACCCGCATCAACGACGACCCTGTCGACCCCACGCGCTTCCTGCGTGCCGGCAGCAAGCTGCTCGCGAACGCCCTCTGA
- the prfB gene encoding peptide chain release factor 2 (programmed frameshift), with translation MRPEIQTQLDNAKQSIGLLRRHLDWDQAQRRLAELNALSEGPDFWNDAEAAQKLMRERTSLETQIEGITKLERELDDALTLIELGEMEGDDATVTEGEQAIKAVQDEAARLQVETLLSGEADMLDTYVEIHPGAGGTESQDWAEMLLRMYRRWGERRKFKVETLEYQDGDTAGIKSATLQFKGHNAYGWLKTESGVHRLVRISPFDSNARRQTSFASIWVYPVVDDRIVIDVKESDCRIDTYRAQGAGGQHINTTDSAVRITHIPSGIAVACQQERSQHKNRAKAWDMLRARLYEVELKKREEKANAEQASKTDIGWGHQIRSYVLQPYQLVKDLRTGVSSTAPSEVLDGDLDPFMEASLAQRVYGTTVEVEDID, from the exons ATGCGCCCCGAAATCCAGACGCAGCTCGATAACGCCAAGCAGTCGATCGGACTGCTGAGGAGGCATCTT GACTGGGATCAAGCCCAGCGCCGCCTAGCGGAACTGAACGCCCTCTCCGAGGGACCCGATTTCTGGAACGATGCCGAAGCCGCGCAGAAGCTGATGCGCGAGCGCACCTCGCTGGAGACCCAGATCGAGGGCATCACCAAGCTCGAGCGCGAGCTCGACGACGCGTTGACGCTGATCGAACTCGGCGAGATGGAAGGCGACGACGCCACCGTCACCGAGGGCGAGCAGGCGATCAAGGCCGTGCAGGACGAGGCGGCTCGGTTGCAGGTCGAGACCTTGCTTTCGGGCGAGGCCGACATGCTCGACACCTATGTCGAGATCCATCCCGGCGCGGGCGGCACCGAGAGCCAGGACTGGGCCGAGATGCTGCTGCGCATGTACCGGCGCTGGGGCGAACGGCGGAAGTTCAAGGTCGAGACGCTCGAATATCAGGACGGCGACACGGCCGGCATCAAGTCGGCGACGCTGCAGTTCAAGGGCCACAACGCCTATGGCTGGCTGAAGACCGAATCGGGCGTGCATCGCCTCGTGCGCATCTCGCCTTTCGATTCGAATGCCAGGCGGCAGACCTCCTTTGCGTCGATCTGGGTCTATCCCGTCGTCGATGACCGCATCGTCATCGACGTCAAGGAATCGGACTGCCGCATCGACACCTATCGCGCCCAGGGCGCCGGCGGTCAGCACATCAACACGACGGATTCGGCGGTGCGCATCACGCATATCCCGTCCGGCATCGCGGTGGCCTGCCAGCAGGAGCGCTCCCAGCACAAGAACCGGGCCAAGGCCTGGGACATGCTGCGCGCCCGCCTCTATGAGGTCGAGCTGAAGAAGCGCGAGGAGAAGGCCAATGCCGAGCAGGCCTCCAAGACCGATATCGGATGGGGCCACCAGATCCGCTCCTATGTGCTGCAGCCCTACCAGCTGGTGAAGGACCTGCGCACGGGCGTGAGTTCGACGGCACCCTCCGAGGTGCTCGACGGCGATCTCGATCCCTTCATGGAGGCATCGCTGGCGCAGCGCGTCTATGGCACGACGGTCGAAGTCGAGGATATCGACTAG
- a CDS encoding penicillin-binding protein 1A: protein MRFVLRIFGWLFAAGAIAFVIGAAVAGGLIWHYSRDLPDYAQLRNYEPPVMTRVHAGDGSLIAEYARERRLYLPIQAVPKLVIDAYLSAEDKNFYKHVGVDPEGLVRAAISNFRNRGANRRPQGASTITQQVAKNFFLSPEQSIERKIREALVALKLESTYSKDKILELYLNEIYLGAPAPGQGSYGIAAAALNYFGKSVHELNLQEAAYLAALPKAPSDLHPFRNRDRAIERRNYVIDRMVENGYVKREAGEIAKKQPLGVNPRTVSPNQIAAGYFAEEIRRELQDRYGEKKLLEGGLSVRATVDPKTQLMARKALVDGLVRFDEARGWRGAIQKIDLGGKEWGAVVGELPVLGDVAPWRLAVVLDVNGDSAKLGLHPLRDNAGHLNKERQILTLAADGIKWTRRARVSQAVSVGDIVYVEPMDSRPGFARLRQLPEVNGAIVAMDPFSGRVLAMVGGFSHDQSEFNRATQALRQPGSSFKPFVYATALDNGYTPSSIILDAPIEIDQGPGLGMWRPENYDGKSTGPRTLRYGIQFSKNLMTVRLAKDVGMPLIAEYSRRFGIYDDLQPVLSMSLGAGETTVMRMTAAYSMLVNGGKRIRPTLIDRIQDRSGSTIFRHDQRVCEGCNAEKWANQPEPRLIDNREQVLDPLTAYQMVSILEGVVNAGTATVVKSVGKPLAGKTGTTNDAKDVWFVGFSPDLAVGVYMGFDKPKSLGTSATAGQYAAPIFRDFMSVALKDKPATPFRVPAGIKLIRVDPRTGMRAGGEGGILEAFKPGTAPPDSYSVIGAAGDGSAPLGVGGGGRAVGSGTGGLY from the coding sequence ATGCGGTTTGTTCTGCGAATCTTCGGATGGTTGTTCGCCGCCGGTGCGATCGCTTTCGTGATCGGCGCTGCCGTTGCCGGCGGCTTGATCTGGCATTATTCGCGCGACCTGCCCGATTATGCGCAGCTCCGGAATTACGAGCCGCCGGTTATGACCCGCGTGCATGCCGGCGACGGCAGCCTGATTGCGGAGTACGCGCGTGAACGACGCCTCTACCTGCCGATCCAGGCCGTGCCGAAGCTCGTCATCGACGCCTATCTCTCGGCCGAAGACAAGAATTTCTACAAGCATGTCGGCGTCGATCCCGAAGGTCTCGTCCGCGCCGCGATCTCGAACTTCCGCAACCGCGGCGCCAATCGCCGGCCGCAGGGCGCCTCGACGATCACTCAGCAGGTCGCGAAGAACTTCTTCCTGAGCCCGGAGCAGTCCATCGAACGCAAGATTCGCGAGGCGCTCGTCGCGTTGAAGCTCGAATCGACCTATTCGAAGGACAAGATCCTCGAACTCTACCTCAACGAGATCTATCTCGGCGCGCCGGCCCCGGGGCAGGGCAGCTACGGCATCGCCGCTGCGGCGCTGAACTATTTCGGCAAGTCGGTGCACGAGCTGAACCTGCAGGAAGCCGCCTATCTGGCCGCCCTGCCGAAGGCACCCTCGGATCTGCATCCCTTCCGCAACCGCGATCGCGCGATCGAGCGCCGCAACTACGTCATCGATCGCATGGTCGAGAACGGCTACGTCAAGCGCGAGGCGGGCGAGATCGCCAAGAAGCAGCCTCTCGGCGTCAATCCGCGCACCGTTTCGCCGAATCAGATCGCCGCCGGCTATTTCGCCGAGGAGATCCGGCGCGAGCTGCAGGACCGCTACGGCGAGAAGAAGCTGCTCGAAGGCGGCCTTTCGGTTCGGGCCACGGTCGACCCCAAGACCCAGTTGATGGCGCGCAAGGCGCTGGTCGATGGTCTGGTGCGTTTCGACGAGGCACGCGGCTGGCGCGGCGCGATCCAGAAGATCGATCTCGGCGGCAAGGAATGGGGTGCCGTCGTCGGTGAGTTGCCGGTGCTCGGCGACGTCGCGCCGTGGCGGCTTGCCGTCGTGCTCGATGTGAATGGCGACAGCGCCAAGCTGGGCCTGCATCCGCTGCGCGACAATGCCGGCCATCTCAACAAGGAGCGGCAGATCCTGACGCTCGCGGCCGACGGCATCAAATGGACCCGCCGTGCCCGCGTCTCGCAGGCCGTCTCGGTCGGCGATATCGTCTATGTCGAGCCGATGGACAGCCGGCCGGGTTTCGCCCGCCTGCGGCAATTGCCGGAGGTCAACGGCGCCATCGTCGCGATGGACCCGTTCTCGGGCCGCGTGCTGGCGATGGTCGGCGGCTTCAGCCACGATCAGTCGGAATTCAACCGCGCGACGCAGGCGCTGCGCCAGCCCGGCTCCTCGTTCAAGCCCTTCGTCTACGCGACCGCGCTCGACAACGGCTATACGCCGTCCAGCATCATCCTGGACGCACCGATCGAGATCGATCAGGGTCCCGGCCTCGGCATGTGGCGGCCGGAGAACTACGACGGCAAGTCGACCGGGCCGCGCACGCTGCGCTACGGCATCCAGTTCTCCAAGAACCTGATGACGGTGCGGCTTGCCAAGGATGTCGGCATGCCGCTGATCGCCGAGTATTCGCGCCGCTTCGGCATCTATGACGATCTTCAGCCCGTGCTGTCGATGTCGCTCGGCGCCGGCGAGACGACGGTGATGCGGATGACCGCGGCCTATTCGATGCTGGTCAATGGCGGCAAGCGCATCCGGCCGACGCTGATCGACCGTATCCAGGACCGTTCGGGCTCGACGATCTTCCGCCACGACCAGCGCGTCTGCGAGGGCTGCAACGCCGAGAAATGGGCGAACCAGCCGGAGCCGCGCCTGATCGACAATCGCGAGCAGGTGCTCGACCCGCTGACCGCCTATCAGATGGTCTCGATCCTCGAGGGCGTGGTCAACGCCGGTACGGCGACGGTGGTCAAGTCCGTCGGCAAGCCGCTCGCCGGCAAGACCGGCACGACCAACGACGCCAAGGATGTCTGGTTCGTCGGCTTCTCGCCCGATCTCGCCGTCGGCGTCTATATGGGTTTCGACAAGCCGAAATCGCTCGGCACCTCGGCGACCGCCGGCCAGTATGCCGCACCGATCTTCCGCGACTTCATGAGCGTCGCGCTGAAGGACAAACCGGCGACGCCGTTCCGCGTTCCGGCCGGCATCAAGCTCATCCGCGTCGACCCCCGCACCGGCATGCGCGCCGGCGGCGAGGGCGGCATCCTGGAGGCCTTCAAGCCGGGCACGGCGCCGCCGGACAGCTATTCGGTGATCGGCGCCGCCGGCGACGGCAGCGCGCCGCTCGGTGTCGGTGGGGGCGGCCGTGCCGTCGGTTCGGGCACCGGCGGGCTTTACTGA